In Hydra vulgaris chromosome 06, alternate assembly HydraT2T_AEP, a genomic segment contains:
- the LOC100206072 gene encoding sodium-independent sulfate anion transporter isoform X2: MLINNMFLRSRSKRFNFSNFSCMKTLRSFFPIIVWLPNYNLTKLKGDLIAGITVGIMVVPQGIAFANVAGLPMQYGLYSSLTPGLIYCIFGTSKDTNIGPTATMALFTNKINTTKSPIGASLLAFWCGVVLTILGVFRLGFVTKFVPFTVISAFVSAASITIAISQFPNFLGIKGAPTTSFSILNYLTRKIKLTNKYDLILGIICIIYLAFFLWLSKKKIKKSSNRFIKTRIICNKILWFVCLARLVLICVFATIAVYIFHIYGHDGKFTISGYLPKGMPKWKNPFSTAQINENKTMSASDFSRDFGISIIVLPMIQFIEQYSITKGFGRKFNYKVSARQELIAIGMCNIAGSFYGGWPVAGSFSRSAVNSMSGAQTPLAGAFSFIVVVIALELLTPAFYYVPKSSLSAMIIMAVIMMVETRALKSIWKLSKWDLLPFLTTFWLCFYNLEYGILAGTGVSILHIIAREAFPKYYINKDEQNGSITIMLKTNLTYPGSETLNRKIHSVVRQNPGTKILYLNMSNTSYIDFSVLKAFETLHKELSALSVKLIFVEVVSDFMKMQINNIGMNCDIKNSFVEGCHIPSESFHLSPESCHLSPESCHSSSESCHLSPENCNLNLKLSEPTQEILKTSILTRFFRFVSILPKRKHENNQVMMLKEDIATNL, encoded by the exons ATGTTGATAAACAAT atGTTTTTGCGGAGTAGAAGCAAacgatttaatttttcaaatttttcatgtATGAAGACTCTCCGATCCTTTTTCCCGATTATTGTTTGGCTTCCTAACTACAACTTGACCAAGTTAAAAGGTGATTTAATAGCTGGCATTACAGTTGGAATAATGGTTGTCCCACAAGGTATTGCTTTTGCAAACGTAGCTGGGCTTCCTATGCAATATGGTTTGTACTCGTCGCTAACCCCTGGGttaatatattgtatttttggaACATCAAAAGACACAAATATAGGTCCTACGGCGACAATGgctttgtttacaaataaaataaacacaacAAAAAGTCCAATAGGAGCTTCTCTGTTAGCATTTTGGTGTGGTGTTGTATTGACAATTCTTGGAGTTTTTAGACTAGGATTTGTGACTAAGTTTGTTCCCTTCACCGTAATTAGCGCATTTGTTTCTGCTGCCTCCATAACTATTGCAATATCGCAATTTCCTAATTTTTTAGGAATAAAGGGTGCACCCACGACCTCATTTTCGATACTTAATTATCTGACGCGGAAAAttaaattaaccaataaataCGATCTAATATTAGGaataatttgcataatttaccttgcattttttttgtggttatcgaaaaaaaaaataaaaaaatcatctaaCCGTTTCATTAAAACTCgcataatttgtaataaaattttgtggtttGTGTGTTTGGCTAGATTAGTTTTAATATGCGTGTTTGCAACAATTGCTGtgtatatatttcatatttatggACATGATGGGAAGTTTACAATATCTGGATATTTGCCTAAAGGAATGCCAAAATGGAAG aatccTTTTTCAACTGctcaaataaatgaaaacaagACCATGTCTGCAAGCGATTTTTCACGAGACTTTGGTATATCCATCATCGTCTTGCCTATGATTCaatttattgaacaatattCTATTACAAAGGGATTCGGACGcaagtttaattataaagtaagtgcCCGACAAGAACTGATTGCAATTGGTATGTGTAATATAGCTGGATCATTTTATGGAGGCTGGCCTGTAGCAGGAAGTTTCTCTAGATCAGCAGTGAATTCAATGAGTGGCGCCCAAACACCTTTAGCAg gtgcattttcttttattgtggTGGTAATTGCACTTGAGTTATTGACACCGGCATTTTACTATGTTCCAAAATCATCGTTGTCAGCTATGATAATAATGGCTGTAATAATGATGGTTGAAACTCGCGCTCTGAAAAGTATTTGGAAGTTATCAAAGTGGgatttattaccttttttaactactttttggctctgtttttataatttagagtATGGCATACTTGCAGGGACTGGGGTATCTATACTTCACATAATAGCTAGAGAAGCTTTCCCTAAATATTACATCAATAAAGACGAACAAAACGGTTCAATTACTATAATGCTAAAAACAAACTTGACGTACCCTGGTTCAGAGACATTAAACAGAAAAATCCATTCTGTTGTTCGACAAAATCCTGGAACTAAGATTCTGTACCTTAACATGTCCAACACGTCATACATTGATTTTTCAGTACTTAAAGCATTTGAAACATTACATAAAGAATTGTCTGCGTTGTCGGTGAAGCTTATTTTTGTAGAAGTTGTAAGTGATTTTatgaaaatgcaaataaataatattggaATGAATTGcgatataaaaaattcatttgtagAAGGTTGCCATATACCTTCAGAAAGTTTTCATTTGTCACCAGAAAGTTGTCATTTATCTCCAGAAAGTTGTCATTCATCTTCAGAAAGTTGTCATTTATCTCCggaaaattgtaatttaaacttaaaactttcGGAGCCCACCCAGGAAATACTAAAAACG
- the LOC100206072 gene encoding sodium-independent sulfate anion transporter isoform X1, translated as MFLRSRSKRFNFSNFSCMKTLRSFFPIIVWLPNYNLTKLKGDLIAGITVGIMVVPQGIAFANVAGLPMQYGLYSSLTPGLIYCIFGTSKDTNIGPTATMALFTNKINTTKSPIGASLLAFWCGVVLTILGVFRLGFVTKFVPFTVISAFVSAASITIAISQFPNFLGIKGAPTTSFSILNYLTRKIKLTNKYDLILGIICIIYLAFFLWLSKKKIKKSSNRFIKTRIICNKILWFVCLARLVLICVFATIAVYIFHIYGHDGKFTISGYLPKGMPKWKNPFSTAQINENKTMSASDFSRDFGISIIVLPMIQFIEQYSITKGFGRKFNYKVSARQELIAIGMCNIAGSFYGGWPVAGSFSRSAVNSMSGAQTPLAGAFSFIVVVIALELLTPAFYYVPKSSLSAMIIMAVIMMVETRALKSIWKLSKWDLLPFLTTFWLCFYNLEYGILAGTGVSILHIIAREAFPKYYINKDEQNGSITIMLKTNLTYPGSETLNRKIHSVVRQNPGTKILYLNMSNTSYIDFSVLKAFETLHKELSALSVKLIFVEVVSDFMKMQINNIGMNCDIKNSFVEGCHIPSESFHLSPESCHLSPESCHSSSESCHLSPENCNLNLKLSEPTQEILKTSILTRFFRFVSILPKRKHENNQVMMLKEDIATNL; from the exons atGTTTTTGCGGAGTAGAAGCAAacgatttaatttttcaaatttttcatgtATGAAGACTCTCCGATCCTTTTTCCCGATTATTGTTTGGCTTCCTAACTACAACTTGACCAAGTTAAAAGGTGATTTAATAGCTGGCATTACAGTTGGAATAATGGTTGTCCCACAAGGTATTGCTTTTGCAAACGTAGCTGGGCTTCCTATGCAATATGGTTTGTACTCGTCGCTAACCCCTGGGttaatatattgtatttttggaACATCAAAAGACACAAATATAGGTCCTACGGCGACAATGgctttgtttacaaataaaataaacacaacAAAAAGTCCAATAGGAGCTTCTCTGTTAGCATTTTGGTGTGGTGTTGTATTGACAATTCTTGGAGTTTTTAGACTAGGATTTGTGACTAAGTTTGTTCCCTTCACCGTAATTAGCGCATTTGTTTCTGCTGCCTCCATAACTATTGCAATATCGCAATTTCCTAATTTTTTAGGAATAAAGGGTGCACCCACGACCTCATTTTCGATACTTAATTATCTGACGCGGAAAAttaaattaaccaataaataCGATCTAATATTAGGaataatttgcataatttaccttgcattttttttgtggttatcgaaaaaaaaaataaaaaaatcatctaaCCGTTTCATTAAAACTCgcataatttgtaataaaattttgtggtttGTGTGTTTGGCTAGATTAGTTTTAATATGCGTGTTTGCAACAATTGCTGtgtatatatttcatatttatggACATGATGGGAAGTTTACAATATCTGGATATTTGCCTAAAGGAATGCCAAAATGGAAG aatccTTTTTCAACTGctcaaataaatgaaaacaagACCATGTCTGCAAGCGATTTTTCACGAGACTTTGGTATATCCATCATCGTCTTGCCTATGATTCaatttattgaacaatattCTATTACAAAGGGATTCGGACGcaagtttaattataaagtaagtgcCCGACAAGAACTGATTGCAATTGGTATGTGTAATATAGCTGGATCATTTTATGGAGGCTGGCCTGTAGCAGGAAGTTTCTCTAGATCAGCAGTGAATTCAATGAGTGGCGCCCAAACACCTTTAGCAg gtgcattttcttttattgtggTGGTAATTGCACTTGAGTTATTGACACCGGCATTTTACTATGTTCCAAAATCATCGTTGTCAGCTATGATAATAATGGCTGTAATAATGATGGTTGAAACTCGCGCTCTGAAAAGTATTTGGAAGTTATCAAAGTGGgatttattaccttttttaactactttttggctctgtttttataatttagagtATGGCATACTTGCAGGGACTGGGGTATCTATACTTCACATAATAGCTAGAGAAGCTTTCCCTAAATATTACATCAATAAAGACGAACAAAACGGTTCAATTACTATAATGCTAAAAACAAACTTGACGTACCCTGGTTCAGAGACATTAAACAGAAAAATCCATTCTGTTGTTCGACAAAATCCTGGAACTAAGATTCTGTACCTTAACATGTCCAACACGTCATACATTGATTTTTCAGTACTTAAAGCATTTGAAACATTACATAAAGAATTGTCTGCGTTGTCGGTGAAGCTTATTTTTGTAGAAGTTGTAAGTGATTTTatgaaaatgcaaataaataatattggaATGAATTGcgatataaaaaattcatttgtagAAGGTTGCCATATACCTTCAGAAAGTTTTCATTTGTCACCAGAAAGTTGTCATTTATCTCCAGAAAGTTGTCATTCATCTTCAGAAAGTTGTCATTTATCTCCggaaaattgtaatttaaacttaaaactttcGGAGCCCACCCAGGAAATACTAAAAACG
- the LOC100206072 gene encoding sodium-independent sulfate anion transporter isoform X3, translating into MMFLRSRSKRFNFSNFSCMKTLRSFFPIIVWLPNYNLTKLKGDLIAGITVGIMVVPQGIAFANVAGLPMQYGLYSSLTPGLIYCIFGTSKDTNIGPTATMALFTNKINTTKSPIGASLLAFWCGVVLTILGVFRLGFVTKFVPFTVISAFVSAASITIAISQFPNFLGIKGAPTTSFSILNYLTRKIKLTNKYDLILGIICIIYLAFFLWLSKKKIKKSSNRFIKTRIICNKILWFVCLARLVLICVFATIAVYIFHIYGHDGKFTISGYLPKGMPKWKNPFSTAQINENKTMSASDFSRDFGISIIVLPMIQFIEQYSITKGFGRKFNYKVSARQELIAIGMCNIAGSFYGGWPVAGSFSRSAVNSMSGAQTPLAGAFSFIVVVIALELLTPAFYYVPKSSLSAMIIMAVIMMVETRALKSIWKLSKWDLLPFLTTFWLCFYNLEYGILAGTGVSILHIIAREAFPKYYINKDEQNGSITIMLKTNLTYPGSETLNRKIHSVVRQNPGTKILYLNMSNTSYIDFSVLKAFETLHKELSALSVKLIFVEVVSDFMKMQINNIGMNCDIKNSFVEGCHIPSESFHLSPESCHLSPESCHSSSESCHLSPENCNLNLKLSEPTQEILKTSILTRFFRFVSILPKRKHENNQVMMLKEDIATNL; encoded by the exons ATG atGTTTTTGCGGAGTAGAAGCAAacgatttaatttttcaaatttttcatgtATGAAGACTCTCCGATCCTTTTTCCCGATTATTGTTTGGCTTCCTAACTACAACTTGACCAAGTTAAAAGGTGATTTAATAGCTGGCATTACAGTTGGAATAATGGTTGTCCCACAAGGTATTGCTTTTGCAAACGTAGCTGGGCTTCCTATGCAATATGGTTTGTACTCGTCGCTAACCCCTGGGttaatatattgtatttttggaACATCAAAAGACACAAATATAGGTCCTACGGCGACAATGgctttgtttacaaataaaataaacacaacAAAAAGTCCAATAGGAGCTTCTCTGTTAGCATTTTGGTGTGGTGTTGTATTGACAATTCTTGGAGTTTTTAGACTAGGATTTGTGACTAAGTTTGTTCCCTTCACCGTAATTAGCGCATTTGTTTCTGCTGCCTCCATAACTATTGCAATATCGCAATTTCCTAATTTTTTAGGAATAAAGGGTGCACCCACGACCTCATTTTCGATACTTAATTATCTGACGCGGAAAAttaaattaaccaataaataCGATCTAATATTAGGaataatttgcataatttaccttgcattttttttgtggttatcgaaaaaaaaaataaaaaaatcatctaaCCGTTTCATTAAAACTCgcataatttgtaataaaattttgtggtttGTGTGTTTGGCTAGATTAGTTTTAATATGCGTGTTTGCAACAATTGCTGtgtatatatttcatatttatggACATGATGGGAAGTTTACAATATCTGGATATTTGCCTAAAGGAATGCCAAAATGGAAG aatccTTTTTCAACTGctcaaataaatgaaaacaagACCATGTCTGCAAGCGATTTTTCACGAGACTTTGGTATATCCATCATCGTCTTGCCTATGATTCaatttattgaacaatattCTATTACAAAGGGATTCGGACGcaagtttaattataaagtaagtgcCCGACAAGAACTGATTGCAATTGGTATGTGTAATATAGCTGGATCATTTTATGGAGGCTGGCCTGTAGCAGGAAGTTTCTCTAGATCAGCAGTGAATTCAATGAGTGGCGCCCAAACACCTTTAGCAg gtgcattttcttttattgtggTGGTAATTGCACTTGAGTTATTGACACCGGCATTTTACTATGTTCCAAAATCATCGTTGTCAGCTATGATAATAATGGCTGTAATAATGATGGTTGAAACTCGCGCTCTGAAAAGTATTTGGAAGTTATCAAAGTGGgatttattaccttttttaactactttttggctctgtttttataatttagagtATGGCATACTTGCAGGGACTGGGGTATCTATACTTCACATAATAGCTAGAGAAGCTTTCCCTAAATATTACATCAATAAAGACGAACAAAACGGTTCAATTACTATAATGCTAAAAACAAACTTGACGTACCCTGGTTCAGAGACATTAAACAGAAAAATCCATTCTGTTGTTCGACAAAATCCTGGAACTAAGATTCTGTACCTTAACATGTCCAACACGTCATACATTGATTTTTCAGTACTTAAAGCATTTGAAACATTACATAAAGAATTGTCTGCGTTGTCGGTGAAGCTTATTTTTGTAGAAGTTGTAAGTGATTTTatgaaaatgcaaataaataatattggaATGAATTGcgatataaaaaattcatttgtagAAGGTTGCCATATACCTTCAGAAAGTTTTCATTTGTCACCAGAAAGTTGTCATTTATCTCCAGAAAGTTGTCATTCATCTTCAGAAAGTTGTCATTTATCTCCggaaaattgtaatttaaacttaaaactttcGGAGCCCACCCAGGAAATACTAAAAACG